The genomic DNA GTCGAGGTCGGGGGCACGGCTCACGAATCTCCCTCCAGCATGGCCTCCTCGGCCTCGACGACGCGCTGGAACGCGTCCGTGCTCCCGCCGTTGTCCGGGTGGGTCTCCTTCTTCCGGGCGCGTGCGGCCCCCTTCACGACGCTCTCGGGCGCATCTGGGGCGACGCCCAGCACCTCGTGCGGTGGCGGGCCGGTCGCGACCGGCTCGTCGCCGGGCAAGGCCTGGGTCTCGAACTCGGAGCCGACTGTGCCCACGCCGTATCGGTCGAGGGCGCGCTTCGCTTCGAGGTACTTCGCGATGGCGCGGGCGTTGTCCCGGAGGGTGGTCCACCGGTCACACGGGAACG from Haloglomus litoreum includes the following:
- a CDS encoding J domain-containing protein, translated to MSDLDWPAGFERTPPAERTRYPHGFRVSQTEAFDSILEQLDQMDAVNPRVETAAPHTQRHPHRPYQDREPEDPGVVVYCDLDGEGRAFPCDRWTTLRDNARAIAKYLEAKRALDRYGVGTVGSEFETQALPGDEPVATGPPPHEVLGVAPDAPESVVKGAARARKKETHPDNGGSTDAFQRVVEAEEAMLEGDS